The sequence CTCGTCGATCTCCTTGCGGACCGCCTCGAAATGGGTGTCGAGGGTGCCGCGCCCCGGATCGGCGGCGGGCGGCTGCGGCGGCTGGACGGCAGGCGGAGAACCGGCAGGAGAGGCGGTGATGACTTCCACGGAGGCCGCTTCCGGCGCGGCGACCGAGGCGGAGGCGGCGACGGAAGGCGATGCGACGAGTTCGACCGTTTTCGTGGCCGGAGGCGCGACGACGATCGTTTCGGACGTTTCGACGGGAACGGGTGGCGTCATGACGGGGGGGGGGACGACGGCCGGTTCCGTTGCCGGGAGCGGCTCGGGCTCGGATGCCGGAACACGGGGTTCGGAGACGGAAGCGGCGGGCGTCGCCACGCTCGTGGCATCGATCGCGGGAGAAGCGGGAAGAGGTATATCGTTTCGTATATATAGTGCAAGCGATGCGATCCGGCCGGCGCGGTCGTCCTGCTGGACGATCGAACCCCGCGTTCGGGAATACTGCCAGATGAGAAGGCCCGCGACGAGCAGGACGACGGCGGAAACGGCGAACGCCGACTTCGACGAAAAGCCGGTTTCCGCGAACAACCCTTCCGCGGCGGAGCGCCTCAGGCTGTCACGGCGTTTCGTCAGGTCCATCCGCACCCCGTCGACGGGATACTTCTGCAGATGCTCGTCGAGCAGGGAAATGATCTCGTCCGTCGTCGGCCGCTGGCCGGGCTGTTTGTCGAGCATGCGGCGGATCATCGGTACGAGAGCGGCCAAGGCAGGATCGGTCGGGAGGGATGGCATGGGCAGGGTTCCCTGCACCTGCTTGAGAGCGATCGAGAGCTCGGGGTTCGAATCGCCGTCGGCGGTGAAGGGGGGCGAGCCGAAGATCAGCTCCCAGAGGACGATGCCGATCGAGTAGACGTCAGAGGCGGGCGTGAGGGCCGACCCGCTGGTGCATTGCTCGGGCGACATGTATTGGGGCGTGCCGAGAGTCATGCCGACCCGGGTCATGGCCGCTTCCGTCTTCGCAATGCCGAAATCGAAGATTTTCAAGGTGCCGTCGCGCGTCACCATGAGATTGCTGGGCTTGAGATCTCGATGAATGAAGCCCTTCGCGTGGCAGGCGCGGATCCCGTCCAGCAGCTGGAGCATCAGGGGGACGATGCGCCGGTGCTCGGGAACGCCGGATTTCTTGATGTCGCTGAGGAGCATCCCGTCGATGAATTCCATGACGAGGAACGGCCGGCCGGTCGCCTTGTCGCGGGAAGAGGCGTAGATGGCCAGCACGTTGGGGTGGCCGACCGTCGCGAGAAGCTGGCCTTCCTTGATGAACCGGTCGACGACCGTCTCGTCCGTCGAGATGCTGGCGTTCAGCACCTTGATCGCGACGGGGCGATTCAGGGCCGTGTCGAGGGCCTTGTAGACGGTTCCCATGCCGCCCTGGCCGAGAACGCGTTCGAGCCGGTAGATGTCGCCGATCATCGCCGGATCGGAGGCGGTCGTCGCCGTTCCGGGGGCCGGCGCCTTCATCCGCTTCTTCAGCGCTTCGATGATATCGGGGACCGTCGGCCGGTCCTCTGGCTTCTTGGCCAGCATCTTGTGCAGAAGGTCCGAGAACGGCGCTGTGCGCGGATCTTCGTTGATGCGATCGATCGGCACGGGCTCGTTGAGATGCTTGAGCGCGATCGAGAGAGCGGGGTCCGTCGCTTGTGAATCGATGTCGAACGGCACCTTGCCGGCCAGCATCTCCCAGAACATGATGCCGATCGAGTAGATGTCGGCGGCGGCGGTAATGTCGGCTTTACCGAGGCACTGCTCGGGCGCCATGTAATGCGGAGTTCCCAGCGTCACGCCCGTGCGGGTCACCTTGCGGGCCGTCTTCGCGACGCCGAAATCGACGATTTTCAGCTGGCCAGACCGGTTGATCAACACGTTGGCGGGCTTGAGGTCGCGGTGGATGATGCCCTTCTGGTGGCAGGCGTGAATGCCTTCGAGAAGTTCGATGAACAGCTGCAGCAGCCGGGGAAGATCGCTGCGGAGCGTGTGCTCGGCCGCTTCGAGCGTGAGACCGTCGACGAGTTCCATGACGAGGAAGGGGGCCTTTGTTGCCTCGTCGGTGTCGGACGCGTAGACGTCGATGACGGCCCGGTGTTTTATTGTCGCCAGGATCCTTCCCTCGTTGAGGAATCGCTGGACCAGATCCTTTTCGCCGACCGACTCGGGATGCAGGAACTTGAGGGCAACCTCGCGGCCGAGGTTGACGTCGACGGCTCTGTAGACCTGGCTCATGCCGCCCGATCCCAGCTGGGAAACGATGCGGTAATGCCGGCCTACGATGGTGTTCGGTTCAAACATGCGGTTTTTGTCCTCTTCGGGCGACGACCGTTGCGATATTCGTCGCGCAGGTTGTCTTCCCGTATTCTACCCGCGCCCCCCCTCATCATTCAAGATTTCCGGCGGAGGGGAACGTCGCCGGAGTCGACGGGTGTTCAAAGAAGTCCGGATGAGGTATGTTCGTTCGCATGTGTGGAGAAACCCCATGCCGCTGACCATCGTCGGAACGGTCCATCTCGATCCCGCCGGCTACGACCGGCTTCTTTGCGCCCTTGCGACCATCGGGCCGGATCTCGTCACCGTCGACGTCAGCCGGTTCGCCGTCGAGTTCCGGCGGTCGCGCGGCCCCGGCTTTCTCGGCCGCCTCGCCACCTTCAGGCGAGCCGACGGAACCCTGCCGCCCGCCCTCGAGGCCGTCGAAGCCCAGATCGCCGTCCCGTACGAACTGCGAGCCGCGGAGGATTGGTGCAGATCCTCTTCCGCCAGGCTCACCCAGGTCGGGAATGATGATGAATCCAGGGAGCTTCTCGAACTCTTCGAAACCGAGCTGATGTCCCCGGAAAACCTTGCGCGGCTTGCCGTTGAACCCGTACCGTCGCTTGCCGTCCAGGTGCGAAGTCAATGGGAAACGGCCCGACGCAGGATGCGGAGCCGCGGCGGAGTGACCCCCGCTGACGAGCGTATCGCCTCCCGTCTCGAAGAGGAACTGGCGTCTGCGCGGGGGCATCTTTGCCATATCACCGGCTGGACGCATTGTGCGCCGTTGGCGAAGCTCCTCGAAAATTGGTCGCCCGAACTCCTGCTGCTCGCCGCTTTCCCGGAGAAACGCTGAAGGGGATGACGCGGATCACCCGAGGGGATCCGAGGGCGGCGGGGCGTCTTCTGCGCCTTTCGAGAGAAGCAGTTCGGCCGTTTCTGCATG is a genomic window of Candidatus Ozemobacteraceae bacterium containing:
- a CDS encoding protein kinase, encoding MFEPNTIVGRHYRIVSQLGSGGMSQVYRAVDVNLGREVALKFLHPESVGEKDLVQRFLNEGRILATIKHRAVIDVYASDTDEATKAPFLVMELVDGLTLEAAEHTLRSDLPRLLQLFIELLEGIHACHQKGIIHRDLKPANVLINRSGQLKIVDFGVAKTARKVTRTGVTLGTPHYMAPEQCLGKADITAAADIYSIGIMFWEMLAGKVPFDIDSQATDPALSIALKHLNEPVPIDRINEDPRTAPFSDLLHKMLAKKPEDRPTVPDIIEALKKRMKAPAPGTATTASDPAMIGDIYRLERVLGQGGMGTVYKALDTALNRPVAIKVLNASISTDETVVDRFIKEGQLLATVGHPNVLAIYASSRDKATGRPFLVMEFIDGMLLSDIKKSGVPEHRRIVPLMLQLLDGIRACHAKGFIHRDLKPSNLMVTRDGTLKIFDFGIAKTEAAMTRVGMTLGTPQYMSPEQCTSGSALTPASDVYSIGIVLWELIFGSPPFTADGDSNPELSIALKQVQGTLPMPSLPTDPALAALVPMIRRMLDKQPGQRPTTDEIISLLDEHLQKYPVDGVRMDLTKRRDSLRRSAAEGLFAETGFSSKSAFAVSAVVLLVAGLLIWQYSRTRGSIVQQDDRAGRIASLALYIRNDIPLPASPAIDATSVATPAASVSEPRVPASEPEPLPATEPAVVPPPVMTPPVPVETSETIVVAPPATKTVELVASPSVAASASVAAPEAASVEVITASPAGSPPAVQPPQPPAADPGRGTLDTHFEAVRKEIDEFTGDEDPSKIQGKLDALGVLAGSDQVAPLKRLLASKIALAGDMKLISDKNAAMALYERALAIDPDQPTTKAKLGLAREALESEKAASARKTEQAKEKDRAGLLASAEKDVRSFKPGFSAPRPLIGKLKSLDALGEKNRVSELTAEIRDRYLKAAKTRAEKDPAGALRLLKQATGFPGLKNDGDVKSLLDEISSKAKSAEPAVAKPAKPAPDSETGGSGEAQEQPAEEAGTAPVPTTEAGALLSQITQPEVVGHNVEKIIQLCRDLEKKRRKDEAAAYRLQAVENLVDNAEENSANGAFDAAIADYNKALKILPNHAGALAGKRIIENLTKKGGATPSPSSGEAPEPYIDAQPDDGSSGEGGE